Proteins encoded in a region of the Limanda limanda chromosome 17, fLimLim1.1, whole genome shotgun sequence genome:
- the LOC133023670 gene encoding galectin-1-like, translating to MSLQLEMKNVNLQTGDQLKIKGIILHDAERFQIDLGSDEDNLALHFNPRFHDDSDGAVLVCNSKSDGCWGDEQRDIHNPLQRGAELKIVLKLTGDMFEVELPDGNEVQFPNRVSMGVCNYVRVIGDIKLTSFKISQ from the exons CAACTGGAAATGAAGAATGTGAATCTGCAAACTGGCGATCAgcttaaaataaaaggaataattCTGCATGATGCTGAAAG ATTCCAGATCGACCTCGGCAGCGATGAAGATAACCTGGCGCTGCACTTCAACCCTCGTTTCCATGACGACAGCGACGGAGCTGTGCTTGTGTGCAACTCCAAGTCGGACGGTTGTTGGGGCGACGAGCAGCGGGACATACACAACCCTCTGCAGAGGGGAGCAGAACTCAAG ATCGTGTTGAAGTTGACCGGAGACATGTTTGAGGTGGAACTCCCTGATGGGAATGAAGTCCAGTTCCCTAACCGTGTTTCCATGGGCGTCTGTAACTACGTCCGAGTCATCGGGGACATCAAACTGACTTCCTTCAAGATCAGCCAATAG